A genomic segment from Sciurus carolinensis chromosome 1, mSciCar1.2, whole genome shotgun sequence encodes:
- the Fcer1g gene encoding high affinity immunoglobulin epsilon receptor subunit gamma, whose product MIPAVILLLFLLVEQAAALGEPQLCYILDAILFLYGIVLTLLYCRLKIQVRKAAIASYEKSEAVYTGLSTRNQETYETLKHEKPPQ is encoded by the exons ATGATTCCAGCAGTGATCTTGCTTTTGTTCCTTTTGGTTGAACAAGCAG CGGCCCTGGGAGAGCCTCAGCTCTGCTATATACTGGATGCCATCTTGTTCTTGTATGGTATTGTCCTCACCCTGCTCTATTGTCGACTCAAG ATCCAGGTGCGAAAGGCAGCTATAGCCAGCTACGAG AAATCAGAGGCTGTTTACACG GGCCTGAGCACCCGGAACCAGGAGACATATGAGACACTGAAGCACGAGAAACCACCCCAATAG